One Hordeum vulgare subsp. vulgare chromosome 4H, MorexV3_pseudomolecules_assembly, whole genome shotgun sequence DNA window includes the following coding sequences:
- the LOC123448401 gene encoding uncharacterized protein LOC123448401, producing the protein MTPLDLLKKQPHTASSEILIKELILAGGISNSRDHEKRSAIASQLKMHHIVGSPGTSFRISYVEIFLHAGIDASGVSERTRTRTTSFSRESDDDTSSVDSVKRWSHVETTPTPLRQRYSKVSSLFGNKRTLASPSMKMRSAADHTLPESPPVSASWSSSSLIDKIEAVRLDKDEPSPSASAMIRHTPKKYGSLNSRLMNQYLGTGAQLGDSTSGQRSRRSLLSVV; encoded by the coding sequence ATGACCCCGCTGGATTTACTGAAGAAGCAGCCGCACACTGCATCGTCTGAGATACTCATCAAGGAGCTGATTCTGGCCGGCGGGATCTCGAACTCGAGGGATCACGAGAAGAGGTCCGCCATTGCTTCTCAACTGAAGATGCACCACATTGTGGGCAGCCCGGGGACTTCTTTCAGAATCTCATATGTTGAGATTTTCCTCCATGCGGGCATTGATGCGTCAGGCGTCAGTGAAAGAACGAGAACGAGAACGACCTCGTTCTCCAGGGAATCGGACGATGACACCTCCTCGGTGGACTCCGTCAAGAGATGGAGCCATGTCGAGACTACCCCGACACCGCTGAGGCAGAGGTACTCCAAGGTGAGCTCCCTATTCGGCAACAAGCGAACCTTGGCAAGTCCATCAATGAAGATGAGGTCGGCAGCTGACCACACACTGCCCGAATCTCCCCCGGTTTCGGCGTCatggtcttcgtcgtcgttgatcGACAAGATCGAAGCAGTCCGTCTAGACAAAGACGAACCATCACCCAGCGCGAGTGCAATGAtcaggcacacacctaagaaatatGGATCTCTGAACAGTAGACTTATGAACCAGTACCTTGGCACCGGAGCGCAGTTGGGGGATTCAACCTCGGGGCAGCGGTCGAGACGATCACTTTTGTCAGTAGTCTAA